A window of Bacillus rossius redtenbacheri isolate Brsri chromosome 4 unlocalized genomic scaffold, Brsri_v3 Brsri_v3_scf4_1, whole genome shotgun sequence contains these coding sequences:
- the LOC134541589 gene encoding succinate dehydrogenase cytochrome b560 subunit, mitochondrial, whose product MALNCIRFRGALQRNVIAGLYNTVGNPNASLARAVSLRAAPAQESAPESHDERNLRLGRPQSPHLTIYKFQLTSLLSISHRATGLALGGTMIAWGFGALVLPHSFPEYLAVVQSWNPATVLMLKAFIAFPFSYHYCNGIRHLMWDLGRFLTIKEVYKTGYMMLISSAILTGILISL is encoded by the exons ATGGCTTTAAATTGTAtaag GTTTCGGGGTGCCCTACAGAGAAACGTAATTGCTGGACTATACAACACTGTTGGAAATCCGAATGCATCTCT GGCGAGGGCAGTGTCCCTGAGGGCGGCGCCGGCCCAGGAGTCGGCCCCCGAGTCCCACGACGAGCGCAACCTGCGGCTGGGGCGCCCCCAGTCTCCGCACCTCACCATCTACAAGTTCCAGCTCACCTCCCTGCTGTCCATCTCGCACCGCGCCACCGGCCTGGCGCTCGGAGGCACCATGATCGCCTGGGGCTTCG GTGCCCTAGTGCTGCCCCACTCGTTCCCAGAGTACCTGGCGGTCGTCCAGTCGTGGAATCCAGCCACCGTACTAATGCTGAAAGCCTTCATCGCGTTTCCTTTCAGCTATCATTACTGCAACGGGATACGCCATCTG ATGTGGGATCTGGGCCGCTTCTTGACCATCAAGGAAGTTTACAAGACAGGCTACATGATGCTCATATCTTCAGCCATACTCACAGGAATTCTCATCAGCCTGTAG